The Salinivibrio kushneri genomic interval GCAGAGCAGCGGCTTTCCTTGATCAGCCAGCTTTATGAGCGCTTCCAGCGTATCGCTCATCAAAAAGTCTTAACGGAGTTTGATCCCGTCGCTGAGCAATGGGCGCGTAAACAGGTGATGCGGCTATCCATTGATGTGGTTCGCCCTATCGATAACTTGATTGCCGAATTAAAAGCCTCACAAGCGCTGACACAGCCTGATAACCTTGCCGTGTTGCAATACCTTGATGAACTGGTGGATGAAAATGGCGATATGCTGACTGAGCTTAATCAGTATTTAGATGGGCGAAAAAGTAGCCGACAGCGCTTTATGGAGGATATGGCAACCTTTGAGCGCTATCTTTCCTTGACGCAGTTCGAGATCAATCACCCTGACTCACTCAACAAACTGTCGAGCATCCGCCACCATTTCACCAGTTTAAAGCGCAGTGGTATCGCTATTTTTAACAACTATCAACCCAGTGCCAAAGTCGCCGCCATGACCGCAGTGCGAACCTTGAGTGACCAAGAATACCAGGCGCTTGAGGATGCGCTCTCTACGTTCGCACAAGAGACAGGAAAAGTGGTAACCCGGTCTATGGTTGATTTACGTGCAATACTCCACTCAAATCAACTCAACCTTGGCTATTTACTGATTTTTATCTTGTTCGTTAGTGGCGCGATGTACTTTTATATTTACCGCACATTCACTCAGCCGATTGCCAAACTCGCCGACTCCATGCAGCGCCTTGTGGCTGGCGACATGACGCCCCCGGCCCGCAATTTTCAAGATCGGACGGATGAAGTCGGCAAAATCGCTAATGGGTTAGTCATATTCCGCGCGCATATTATTTCTCGTAACCAAGCACGCGAACAGTTAATGGCCGAAAAAGAGCGCGCCGAAAGCGCATCACGTGCGAAAGCGCAATTTCTTGCGACCATGAGTCACGAAATCCGCACGCCAATGAATGGCGTGATTGGGATGCTCGATATGCTTCGTCGCTCGTCGTTAACGCCCTCTCAATATAGCCTGACGAGTACGGTGCGTGAATCCGCCCTTTCTTTGCTCTCCATCATTAACGACATCCTCGACTTTTCTCGCACCGAGGCCGGAAAGCTGCAATTTGAACGCGTCACCTTTTCTTTATCCGACACCGTAGAGCAAGTGATGGACACCCTCAGCCATCAAGCCAACAAGCGAAAGGTGACACTGTCACTATTTATTAATCCTGACCTCCCCGAACAACTGGTGGGCGATCCCAACCGATTAAAGCAGATACTGTATAATCTTGTTGGCAATGCGATTAAGTTCTCCGGCGGCCAGCATCGTCAACCCGGTTTTGTCGCTGTCAATATTGACGCGATGGATAACCAAGACGCGCAAAAAGCCCAGCTGGAGTTTACCATCACCGATAACGGCATCGGCATTGCGCCTGATAAAGTCGACACCATCTTTCAGCCATTCAGTCAGGCGGAGTCGTCGACCACCCGTGAGTTTGGTGGCTCTGGGCTTGGCTTAGCCATTTGTAAGAATATTATCGATCTCCTCGGCGGTGATATTGACATTGAGAGTGAGCTGGGAGTCGGCACACGATTTACCGTGCGTATCAGTTATACGGTGAATCCATTAGCAGAGCCTGAAGATTTACCGATTACTCGCGAGCAGGCGCAACAATTATCGGTTGAAGTGGATATTCCTCAAGACGCACTCAATCACGCAGTGTGCCGCTATCTGGCGCACTTGGATATCGCTTATCACCATGGCTCAGCACCGTCTAACGCAGAAAAGCAACCGACGAAGCACCGATTATTGATAACCACCCACACCGAGCCAAGCACATTAATCACTGAACGCGCTGTCGAGCATGTGATTGCACTCAAACATACCTTATCGCTAGCAACCCACCCTGATAAACGCATCGTCGAGCTGTTTGCCTCGCCATTAACCTATCGTCGTCTGGTCCACGGTCTACGCGTCTGCCTCGGGCTTGAGAGCCCTGATATCAGCATGTTAGCGGAATCTGACGCAATGCTACCTCTTCCCGACGAGGCAGACGCCAAAACATGCGAGCCGGAACGCACTCGTGGATGTATTTTAGTGGCAGAAGACAACCCCACTAACCAACAGGTGCTGACTCAGCAACTCCATTACCTCGGCTATGAGGTGGTGATGGCGGATGATGGTAACCAGGCACTCGCGGCATATCAGAACCATCAGGTAGATCTTGTCCTCACCGACTGCCATATGCCCAATAAGGATGGTTATGCGCTCACCGCCGCTTTACGCGAGATCCAAGGTGCATCGGGTTGGGTACCTATTATCGCCATTACCGCCAATGCG includes:
- a CDS encoding ATP-binding protein, encoding MKVNRPRPFGKSIVSKIGLIMTFITLMVLGLSVSSYIMQDRVNRDVGRATHQEIPSAIITMRMQRAASDMNASMLKYVMGRHESLAVFLESQQDFEQLLARLREVKPDAEQRLSLISQLYERFQRIAHQKVLTEFDPVAEQWARKQVMRLSIDVVRPIDNLIAELKASQALTQPDNLAVLQYLDELVDENGDMLTELNQYLDGRKSSRQRFMEDMATFERYLSLTQFEINHPDSLNKLSSIRHHFTSLKRSGIAIFNNYQPSAKVAAMTAVRTLSDQEYQALEDALSTFAQETGKVVTRSMVDLRAILHSNQLNLGYLLIFILFVSGAMYFYIYRTFTQPIAKLADSMQRLVAGDMTPPARNFQDRTDEVGKIANGLVIFRAHIISRNQAREQLMAEKERAESASRAKAQFLATMSHEIRTPMNGVIGMLDMLRRSSLTPSQYSLTSTVRESALSLLSIINDILDFSRTEAGKLQFERVTFSLSDTVEQVMDTLSHQANKRKVTLSLFINPDLPEQLVGDPNRLKQILYNLVGNAIKFSGGQHRQPGFVAVNIDAMDNQDAQKAQLEFTITDNGIGIAPDKVDTIFQPFSQAESSTTREFGGSGLGLAICKNIIDLLGGDIDIESELGVGTRFTVRISYTVNPLAEPEDLPITREQAQQLSVEVDIPQDALNHAVCRYLAHLDIAYHHGSAPSNAEKQPTKHRLLITTHTEPSTLITERAVEHVIALKHTLSLATHPDKRIVELFASPLTYRRLVHGLRVCLGLESPDISMLAESDAMLPLPDEADAKTCEPERTRGCILVAEDNPTNQQVLTQQLHYLGYEVVMADDGNQALAAYQNHQVDLVLTDCHMPNKDGYALTAALREIQGASGWVPIIAITANALSGEQARCFEAGMDDYITKPIELDPLDERLTYWINRPHTTTSSTPPPVTASAEEPHVLDPTVVERLYGGQQQAYQDIVDVFLKRSVPSLRALAQSQPPFEHWQALKEAAHKQKSAAGSIGATALHQACLEAEQAANQQQTEGLIQALTRINTALDQLLAVLPRASQ